The following proteins are encoded in a genomic region of Lutra lutra chromosome 16, mLutLut1.2, whole genome shotgun sequence:
- the ATP5MC1 gene encoding ATP synthase F(0) complex subunit C1, mitochondrial, with amino-acid sequence MQTTGALLISPALIRCCTRDLIRPVSASLLSRPEIPAKQPSYSSNSPLQVARREFQTSVVSRDIDTAAKFIGAGAATVGVAGSGAGIGTVFGSLIIGYARNPSLKQQLFSYAILGFALSEAMGLFCLMVAFLILFAM; translated from the exons ATGCAGACCACCGGGGCACTACTCATTTCTCCGGCTCTG ATTCGCTGTTGTACCAGGGATCTAATCAGGCCTGTGTCTGCCTCCCTCTTGAGTAGGCCAGAGATCCCAGCTAAACAG CCATCCTATAGCAGCAACTCCCCGCTCCAGGTGGCCCGACGGGAGTTCCAGACCAGTGTTGTCTCCCGGGACATTGACACAGCAGCCAAGTTTATTGGCGCTGGGGCTGCCACAGTTGGTGTGGCTGGTTCAGGGGCTGGCATTGGAACAGTGTTTGGCAGCTTGATCATTGGCTATGCCAG GAACCCGTCTCTCAAGCAGCAGCTCTTCTCCTATGCCATTCTGGGCTTTGCCCTGTCTGAGGCCATGGGGCTCTTCTGTTTGATGGTCGCCTTCCTCATCCTCTTCGCCATGTGA